In the genome of Bremerella sp. P1, the window ATCGCGTGGCCTTATCTTGGTGAACGAGCCAATGACTTGCTGACGATGCCGATCGGACGACCTCTTGCCGAATTAAGTTAGAACCATAGCGGCCCTTCAGGCGATCGACTTCTGGTTGAATCTCGACGTAACGGCAAATCGCCTTCTCCTTTTGCACGATACGCTGGCGATCGAGGCTTAGCACCATGTCACGCGAATCGCGTACATGGTTGGGCAGCGTCTCAATGGCGAACTCAAGGTTAAGCAATCTGTGACCGTAATGGCCGGCAGCGAACCGCACCGCGCCGTCGATGATCGCCCGCCATACATCGTGAACGAGGATTTGCCCTTCGGCAGCATCCCCCACAACCGTCTCCACTTCGTCTTCAACCAAAGCATCGGCCAGTTCCCACGTCAAATCGACAAGTGGAGCTGTCCGGCCCTCCAAAAGCAAAGCGTAGAGGGCCTGGTCGTCATAGCGACCAAAGATTTTGCCAAGCGAGGATTGGGTTTGCTCGATGATGCTCTCGGTGCGTCCGATTCTCGCCGTCTGTCCGTAGGCAGCGCCCGTCGTCAAGCAATAGACGGTGGGCTTTGCCTCAGCCATCCAGCCATATAAGAGCAATTCGTGGGCTGGATGGGCGATAAGAAGTGCAGATTTGCCGAAATCCATCTCACAACCGATTCTCTGGCCAGGTCAAGGTGCTGCTACATGCGTTTTCGATGTCGATTAATAGCGCGGTGACTTTAGCAAAAGGATACGAATAGCCACAAGACGTCTTGGTTATCCCGAAAGCCCAGGGAACTGCGGTGACTGGCCGGCTGCCAAGCCCAAGTCCTCTTACGCCTGCAAACAGGTCACCATCCTTAAACCGGTTTCCTGATCATATCGACTGTCAACCAAAACTTCCGTGTGCCACTGGCCTCTGGCCAGTGCTCTTCATGCGGAATCGGGATTGGCAGCACGTGTACCTGCTTCGCACTGGCCAGAGGCCAGTGGCACACCCCAGAGAGACATACACCAACAGTGCCACCCGTCCGAGGACATGCCGTAACGCCAAACCTGCTCCTTTCCAATGCTTTGCTCATGCTGAGTCATGGATCTTGCGTAGTGCCCACGCTAGAGCTTCATTAGATATCTGAAGCAATGACTCGCTAACCGTGACGCGTCTAGTTCTCTTTTCGGCGTGCATTCGCTCAAGAATTCGACGCTTGATGTCTTTGTGAATTCGCTCGAGTTCACGTTCGGCGTCAGCCGTGCCTGACTCGCTCAACTGCGCCAACGCGTCGCGATATATAGCGCGAATCTCAGCCGCATTTCCAGGTACCTTTGGATGGTGAGGGTTTTCGTGCATTACGAATGTGTCACGGGGTTATCGCGTAAGCGTGGCTTACAGAAAAACGATTCACTACAGTGCGGCTTCCATTGTTAATTCTTGCCATTGGAACGCCTAGGTAGATGAAGCCAGGCCGGGTTAATCGTAAAGGACACAGGGCACATAGTACCAGGTTCGGAAGGATAGTTGCTGTTGGATATCACTAACAAAAGCGAGCGAACGGAAGCCGCATACCCACAAGATCGCTAGTACTCGTGTTGCACTCGGCACTAGCACACCCCGGAGAGACAATTATCAACCGTGCCACCCGCAGCGGCCCGTCGAGCGCATATCACGAAACGAGTGACGGCTCATCCACTGCGTCACTCGTTCGCAACCCATCTGATCGAGGCGGGCTACGACATCCGCACGGTACAGGAACTCCTTGGTCACAGTGACGTTAGGACGACGATGATTTATACTCGTGTCTTGAACCAGGGAGGCCGCGGCGTCCGCAGCCCGGCTGATTTCGACAGCCTGGATTCCGAATAACGTGCGCACGTTATTCGGAAAGGTTCTGAATAAACACTAGTTATCCGCATCAATCGAAGGGCGTTACAACATGAAAGTCCTACGATACACGATGCCGGCAGACCTGCCCTGCTACACCGACTGGGACTTCCGCGTCTATCCCGGTAGATTCGACTTTCTACTTGATGCGATGCGTCAAGCGTTTCATCGTCGGATTGAGAATGACAGCAAGTATGCACACATGTGGTCGTCGAAATCTGGAATCCACAAGGAATACCGTGATTGCAAGGCCGTTTTGGATTGGCTCGACCGTATGGCGTCCACGGATGCAGAGGTCATCGAGTACGATGGCTCAGTTCGCGATCTGTTCTGGTCTATGAGCCACTCGCTTGTCTATGGCGGGCAATACCGGCAGGTCTACTGTCCGCCATGCGATCGGACCTTTCAACACCGTCACATGATGAAGATGCCATGGACATTCGGTGAAGACCTCGCTGCAGAAGGCGGGCATCGGCTTGATTGCCCCAAGAAACACGCCGTATATTCAATCATGGAATGGAACAGCTAACCCGAGTCGGCGGATAACAAAAAAATGCACCCGAGTCGCCGATCGGGCATTTCCTGAAATCGAAGTCTCTTGGCGGCAACCGGGTGATTTTTGTCGTTAGGCCGAAAACCCCCAAAAAAAGTCCTGACCCCTTTTCTTTCCCGCACGTTATTCGGAAACGATCTGATTAAACACGAGTTGTGTGGCAAAGGTGATTCCATGAGTGGCAAGCAAAGAGAAGAGTGGCTGAATTCAATATGGCCAGACAAACTCACCATCAATCATAGCAAGGTCCGCGAATGTTTCTCAATTGAGTCCGCAAACTACCGTCAGGGAATTGACTCCGACTATTACGAGAATCTTTACCAATCGGCTCTATATCTATTTGTCATTGGTGACCCAGAGGATGCGGTTCTGATTTTTGACGCAAAGATGTCGAATTTTGATCTTGGGTGCGGCATGGATTACCAATTCATGCTAGGCGCAGGTCTTGATAAAACCATCGCCCATGCTCAAAGCGTCAATCGATTGGACATGGTGGATTACCTAGAGGGCCTAAGAGAAGACCCTGACCTACCAGACATTGAAGAATGGATGAAGTTTAGGATCAATTACTTCGGACTAGCCACACAACAAGGCGCTCAACCGGACGCCTTCGGCGCCGGTTAGCTTTAACGTTCGGCCGAAAGGCTCATGTCCTTCTCTCTCACCGCGATTGCGCTGGTTGCGAGGCAGATGGAAGAAAATCGCGCGCGCACTATCTTCCGGCACCTTCAGGCTGGTATACCTAGATCTTGCCTGGGGAGTCTTACCCCGCTCTGAAGTTTTCATGCCTTGTTACCTGGGGCATCTTCAGATCTCTTGGGCCTCGCGTGGGGCTGGATACCTGGTATCCGCTGCCCTGCAAAAAAACTTTCGAGGCGCACTACCTTACTGAAGCGCTAGCCACGTAAGTTACATCCATCAGCCCTCGGATTCCTCTCGATTCTGGTGGGCTAAGTCCCCAGCCTGCTTGGGCGTGCGAAGAGTCGTCGCGTGCGAGAGCGGCTCACTCGCGAATTTTCGAACACAAAAACTCCACGCTCCCGTCGCGTGAAAACCGTATCCCATTTTTTTGAAAGTCATGTCGTCATGTCCTATTCCACCGAACCCAGTACCGCCGATTCTTCCATCCCCTTGAGTCAGCGTTCGACAACATGGATCTTCCAGCGCCTGCGAGAACTCTACGCACAACGTGAGGAAGAGGTGCGCCAGAAGCAGTTGGAAATCGAACGCTTGCAGCAGCAGCTTGATGACTGTCCTGACAGAGCTGAGGAGGACGAGTCACGCCCGCGTCGCACGAAACGACGCTCGATCATAAAGAGCCCGGTGCCATGCGTGAAGAAGCACGAACCGGAGAGTACGCATTGTACGAAACCGGGATCGCCCCCTCACCCTAGCCCTCTTCCTGCAGGAGCGAGGGGACAGGACACGGACGAGAATTGCCGGTCAGATGGCCTCGCGCAGCGGCATGGTTTGCCGGGCAGCCAGTTCCATCTGCGCCAGAACTCCGCGCCAGTTGCCAGGGTTACCAGGCGTGATGCGTCCCAGCACGCGGGCCGCACTGGCCCCGGTCAAATCGGGCAGATTACCACTGACCTGGTCGACATGCAGCGTCGCCAGAATCGCGGCCATCGAAGCCCCGACGGCGCCCGAGATCCAGCCTCGCTTTACATCGGTGGTTACCGGCACGCCGGGAAACCGGTCGGCAATTTGCTGCACGAGCTTTTCGCGGCGGGCACCGCGACCCAGTACGATGATCTCGGCGAACTCAGGCGAACTGGGAAAATGCTCAGCGATTGCCTGATGAATTGAATCAGCCCAATACGATTCCATCGTTTGGTTAAGTGCGACGCTCGAAGCCAGTAGCTCCGGCATCTCGGCCAGAATACTTTCGACCGCTGTTTGGATTTGATGCGGCGAGTCGGCCAAGACTTGTTCGATCTGCAGCTTCTGCATCAGGTCGGCCAAGGTATGGGGACTCACGGCAGATGCGTTCGGCCTTTGTTCGCACAGACTTTGCAGCGATTGCAGCAGCGCAAACCCAGGCCCCAGCGAGCGGTAGGCGATGGCTGGGATCGGACGGTTCTTGCGCCGAGCTGGCAAGTAGAACAGTTCGATCGAGTGATCGAGTCGAATGACAACCTTCGGCCGGGCACTGATCGAATCGACGGCCTTGGTCAGCAGCAACCACATCGGAAGCACATCCAAACCGTGGGCATTGCCACCCTTGGCGATGTCGCGCTGCTCGAAGTGGTCCATGACGGTCAGCCCGGTCGATTCCGCGAGAATCGCCGGATCGCCGATTGAGATTGCCGAGCCTGTCTGTTTCCAGAACTCGCGCCCACAAACGGGACCACGCTGGCCGATCGCCGTGACCTTTTCCGCCGAGACGCCACACGAGTTGAGTAGCCGCTCGACGTTGACGACTTGCAGTTCGGAGACCAGCCGCGAGACCATGCCAGGTAGTTGGGTTCCGGTGGTCAGACCGGCACCTCCTTGTTCGAGCATCGCGCGAACGTCAGGCGGCGTACGAACATTCAGCTGATGGATGACATCGAAGCACGCGTTGAGTCCACGTGAGTCGACTTTGAGAATTGCCGCACTGACAAAGCGCAGACAGGGAGTCATGGCGGTGCCAACGAAATATCGCCGCGCATGTTCCGAGAAACTCGAGAATCCGAGAGTCTGCGAGGGCATCCCTATCCCAGCGAATCAGAGGTAAAGCGATTTGAAGAAAAAGAGGGGAAGCAGCAGCCATTGGCCTGCGGCTGCTGCTTTCCCTTGCTGATCGTGCGTTTCCAGCTGCAATTAAGCAGCTGCCACGCGGACGCCGCCAGACTTGACGGCGACGACGCCTTCGACGAACTCTTCAAAAATGCGCTGATCCAGGGCCGAGGCCGACTCGGCTTCCGGGTGGAACTGCGTTCCGATGGCGAACCAATCTTCGTGAATCGATTCGATAGCTTCGATCACGCCGTCTGGGCTACGTGCCGAGGCGATGAAACCAGGAGCCAACTCATCGATGGCCATGTGATGGCTGCTGTTCACGCGAACTTCGCCATCGCCAAAGATTTTTTCCATCAGGGTGCCAGGAGTGACATCCAATCCATGGCGGTGATGCTTGTCGATCGTGTCGTGATGCGGCAACGCACCCGGCAGGTCTTCGGGGATGTGCATGAACAAGTTGCCACCCATGGCAACGTTGAGCAATTGCATCCCGACACCAATACCGAATACCGGCAGTCGCATCTGGGCGATCAATTTCATCATCGATCGGTCGGCTTCTTCAC includes:
- a CDS encoding gamma-glutamyl-gamma-aminobutyrate hydrolase family protein, translated to MFSKPVIGLNANFRNATHDRPAFSFISAGYFDAVISAGGIPVVLPPVATAEDQQAVLQRLDGVVMIGGPDLDPNRDGFMRHASIRMMEPRREEADRSMMKLIAQMRLPVFGIGVGMQLLNVAMGGNLFMHIPEDLPGALPHHDTIDKHHRHGLDVTPGTLMEKIFGDGEVRVNSSHHMAIDELAPGFIASARSPDGVIEAIESIHEDWFAIGTQFHPEAESASALDQRIFEEFVEGVVAVKSGGVRVAAA
- a CDS encoding anhydro-N-acetylmuramic acid kinase is translated as MTPCLRFVSAAILKVDSRGLNACFDVIHQLNVRTPPDVRAMLEQGGAGLTTGTQLPGMVSRLVSELQVVNVERLLNSCGVSAEKVTAIGQRGPVCGREFWKQTGSAISIGDPAILAESTGLTVMDHFEQRDIAKGGNAHGLDVLPMWLLLTKAVDSISARPKVVIRLDHSIELFYLPARRKNRPIPAIAYRSLGPGFALLQSLQSLCEQRPNASAVSPHTLADLMQKLQIEQVLADSPHQIQTAVESILAEMPELLASSVALNQTMESYWADSIHQAIAEHFPSSPEFAEIIVLGRGARREKLVQQIADRFPGVPVTTDVKRGWISGAVGASMAAILATLHVDQVSGNLPDLTGASAARVLGRITPGNPGNWRGVLAQMELAARQTMPLREAI